One Lysobacter enzymogenes DNA segment encodes these proteins:
- a CDS encoding helix-turn-helix domain-containing protein — protein sequence MTVAQAAEQCECCPRTLRRAIDTGQLVAIRLGVGPKSDRIHPDDLEAFWRKPRYQPVQVPPPFKLGPLPPPASDDVAARIEKLLNAGRKVAKRGAAKLPTKNSSKKPV from the coding sequence ATGACCGTTGCCCAGGCTGCCGAGCAATGTGAGTGCTGCCCTAGGACTTTGCGCCGGGCAATCGACACCGGGCAGTTGGTCGCAATCCGCCTAGGCGTAGGTCCGAAGTCAGACCGCATCCATCCTGACGACCTTGAGGCATTCTGGCGCAAGCCTCGCTATCAGCCTGTGCAAGTGCCGCCGCCCTTCAAGCTGGGGCCTTTGCCGCCGCCAGCCTCAGATGATGTGGCGGCTAGGATAGAGAAGCTGCTCAACGCTGGCAGAAAGGTGGCAAAGAGAGGCGCCGCTAAGCTGCCAACTAAGAACAGTTCCAAAAAGCCAGTTTAG
- a CDS encoding DUF6491 family protein, translating to MKRPTVAIPRGRAARLLAACLAVAALAGCASAGPKLDDAQRLALYRQHAGAPVDSFQYFGRIDGWTPLGDSALGLWTKPSQAYLLELRGSCPGLDFAQAITVTNQMGRVHQRFDKVVVLDRQSIKMPCFIDRILPLDVKALKQAQHDLRSAGTMPEESKP from the coding sequence ATGAAACGCCCGACTGTAGCGATCCCGCGCGGCCGCGCCGCACGGTTGTTGGCCGCCTGCCTGGCGGTCGCCGCGTTGGCCGGCTGCGCCAGCGCCGGCCCCAAGCTCGACGACGCCCAACGCCTGGCGCTGTACCGGCAGCATGCCGGCGCGCCGGTCGACAGCTTCCAGTACTTCGGCCGCATCGACGGCTGGACGCCGCTCGGCGACAGCGCGCTCGGCCTGTGGACCAAGCCCAGCCAGGCCTACCTGCTGGAACTGCGCGGCAGCTGCCCGGGCCTCGACTTCGCCCAGGCGATCACGGTGACCAACCAGATGGGCCGCGTGCACCAGCGCTTCGACAAGGTCGTGGTGCTCGACCGGCAGTCGATCAAGATGCCCTGCTTCATCGACCGCATCCTGCCGCTCGACGTCAAGGCGCTGAAACAGGCGCAGCACGACCTGCGTTCGGCCGGGACCATGCCGGAAGAATCCAAGCCTTGA
- the mutY gene encoding A/G-specific adenine glycosylase — MTARSQSANAPARSRRKPATAAAPAAAGDDTFAARLLAWFDVSGRHDLPWQHPRSPYRVWLSEIMLQQTQVKTAAPYFERFVARLPDLPALAAAEQDTVLGLWSGLGYYARARNLHAAAKLCVERHGGELPRDLDALTALPGIGRSTAAAILSQAWGDRHAILDGNVKRVLARYHGIDGFPGLPAVEKRLWALAESHLPPARMTDYTQAQMDLGATVCTRADPACILCPLQNDCVARVHGRTAELPVPKPGKAVPQRHAQVLWLLDRGGRVLLQRRPPTGIWAALWTLPQHEDEEQAERWFETHLDGEYADGEALAPIAHAFSHYKLELQPRRWRAVALRARVGDNDGLRWFAREDLAELGIPAPIRKLIEAAG; from the coding sequence ATGACCGCCCGTAGCCAAAGCGCCAACGCCCCCGCCCGCTCCCGCCGCAAGCCCGCGACCGCGGCCGCGCCGGCCGCCGCCGGCGACGACACCTTCGCCGCGCGCCTGCTGGCCTGGTTCGACGTCAGCGGCCGCCATGACCTGCCCTGGCAGCATCCGCGCTCGCCGTACCGGGTGTGGCTGTCGGAGATCATGCTGCAGCAGACCCAGGTCAAGACCGCCGCGCCCTACTTCGAACGCTTCGTCGCCCGCCTGCCCGACCTGCCGGCGCTGGCCGCGGCCGAGCAGGACACCGTGCTCGGCCTGTGGTCGGGCCTGGGCTACTACGCCCGCGCCCGCAACCTGCACGCCGCGGCGAAACTCTGCGTCGAGCGCCACGGCGGCGAACTGCCGCGCGACCTCGACGCGCTGACCGCATTGCCCGGCATCGGCCGCAGCACCGCCGCGGCGATCCTGTCGCAGGCCTGGGGCGACCGCCACGCCATCCTCGACGGCAACGTCAAGCGGGTGCTCGCGCGCTATCACGGCATCGACGGTTTTCCCGGCCTGCCGGCGGTGGAAAAGCGATTGTGGGCGCTGGCCGAATCGCACCTGCCGCCGGCGCGCATGACCGACTACACCCAGGCGCAGATGGACCTGGGCGCGACCGTGTGCACCCGCGCCGATCCGGCCTGCATCCTGTGCCCGCTGCAGAACGACTGCGTCGCGCGCGTCCACGGCCGCACCGCCGAACTGCCGGTGCCCAAGCCGGGCAAGGCGGTGCCGCAGCGGCATGCGCAGGTGCTGTGGCTGCTCGACCGCGGTGGCCGCGTGCTGCTGCAGCGGCGCCCGCCGACCGGCATCTGGGCGGCGCTGTGGACGCTGCCGCAGCACGAGGACGAAGAGCAGGCCGAGCGCTGGTTCGAAACCCACCTCGACGGCGAATACGCCGACGGCGAAGCGCTGGCGCCGATCGCCCACGCCTTCAGCCACTACAAGCTGGAACTGCAGCCGCGACGCTGGCGCGCGGTCGCCTTGCGCGCGCGGGTCGGCGACAATGACGGCCTGCGCTGGTTCGCGCGCGAGGATCTGGCCGAACTCGGCATTCCCGCGCCGATCCGCAAGCTGATCGAAGCGGCGGGCTGA
- a CDS encoding acyltransferase family protein has protein sequence MKDTRYHELDALRAIAAVGVICWHYVHTYHVAPLAAVLAPFYGRGLLMVDFFFVLSGFVLARAFWVDGRAERFGANLRARLARIYPLHLLTLCAVAAMQWRLAALGQPPFVYAANDGYHFALNLLLLNSSGLQQGFSFNAPSWSISTEFLVNLAFLAIIAAPAKIARGLVWAVLAAALATMAVRGVINASKALGWIDNDVVRTAAGFFLGVVLHRLHRALGEPAPQAGVRARWPWDLLALAAMAGVYWYLSSDAWSNAGDLLTCYLAFPVLILCVVRSGAVRAALRLRPMVRLGEMSYSIYLVHFPLMLALHLWTLHSGQPLAYAERWFFPAFIAAVLAVSYCSHRWIEEPGRRWLAGRRTGAAGVDASAAPR, from the coding sequence GTGAAGGACACGCGTTATCACGAATTGGACGCGTTGCGCGCGATCGCGGCTGTGGGCGTGATCTGCTGGCATTACGTCCACACCTATCACGTCGCGCCGTTGGCCGCGGTGTTGGCTCCGTTCTATGGGCGCGGCCTGCTGATGGTGGATTTCTTCTTCGTGCTGTCGGGCTTCGTGCTGGCGCGCGCGTTCTGGGTCGACGGTCGCGCTGAGCGGTTCGGCGCCAATCTGCGCGCGCGCCTGGCCCGCATCTATCCGCTGCATTTGCTGACGCTGTGCGCGGTCGCGGCGATGCAGTGGCGATTGGCCGCGCTCGGCCAGCCGCCGTTCGTCTATGCCGCCAACGACGGTTATCACTTCGCGCTCAACCTGCTGCTGTTGAACAGTTCGGGCCTGCAGCAAGGGTTCTCGTTCAACGCGCCGTCGTGGTCGATTTCGACCGAGTTCCTGGTCAATCTGGCGTTCCTGGCGATCATCGCCGCGCCGGCGAAGATCGCGCGCGGTTTGGTCTGGGCGGTGTTGGCGGCGGCGTTGGCGACGATGGCGGTGCGCGGGGTGATCAACGCCAGCAAGGCGCTGGGCTGGATCGACAACGACGTGGTGCGCACGGCCGCGGGCTTCTTCCTCGGCGTGGTCCTGCACCGGCTGCATCGCGCGTTGGGCGAGCCCGCGCCGCAGGCCGGGGTCCGCGCGCGCTGGCCGTGGGATCTGCTGGCACTGGCCGCGATGGCCGGCGTCTATTGGTATCTGTCGAGCGATGCGTGGTCGAACGCGGGCGATCTGCTGACCTGCTATCTCGCGTTCCCGGTGCTGATCCTGTGCGTGGTGCGCAGCGGCGCGGTCCGCGCGGCGTTGCGGCTGCGGCCGATGGTGCGGCTGGGCGAGATGTCGTATTCGATCTACCTGGTCCATTTCCCGCTGATGCTGGCGCTGCACCTGTGGACGCTGCACAGCGGCCAGCCGCTCGCCTACGCCGAACGCTGGTTCTTCCCGGCCTTCATCGCCGCGGTGCTGGCGGTCTCGTACTGCAGCCATCGCTGGATCGAGGAGCCCGGCCGGCGTTGGCTGGCCGGCCGCCGCACCGGCGCGGCTGGCGTGGACGCATCCGCCGCACCGCGCTGA
- a CDS encoding oxidative damage protection protein has product MSRSVFCQYQQREAEGLDFVPWPGEMGKRIFANIGKAAWAAWLAHQTMLINENRLSPMNPKDRAFLETEMEKFLFGGGADKPAGYVPQA; this is encoded by the coding sequence ATGAGCCGCAGCGTTTTCTGCCAGTACCAACAGCGCGAGGCCGAAGGCCTGGATTTCGTCCCCTGGCCCGGCGAGATGGGCAAGCGCATTTTCGCCAACATCGGCAAGGCCGCCTGGGCGGCGTGGCTGGCCCACCAGACCATGCTGATCAACGAGAACCGGCTGTCGCCGATGAATCCCAAGGACCGCGCCTTCCTCGAAACCGAGATGGAAAAGTTCCTGTTCGGCGGCGGCGCCGACAAGCCGGCCGGCTACGTGCCGCAGGCCTGA
- the ftsY gene encoding signal recognition particle-docking protein FtsY — MLSFFRRKKPDAGKPSEREYSIEELAAAIPGAQPQAPADAPAQGGAAEAAADAAPAAQNEARSAAAAVVDIPPVEAALVDATPDATPVEAAPVEAPPAEVRPVEARSATAVSTPVASPAAPPPAANPPAPAPTHAPAAGAPAPTAPAPAAPAQVEPPKPTPPTVVAPAALAPRETAPATTDPVALTPVETAPIEYVDKPAAPAGKSGWRERLRNSAFARSFGGLFSRNPRLDDDLLDEIETALITADVGVTATTALVENLRKRMKSREFADANALLSALRADLIGMLQPVAKPLAIDTDAKPFVVLTVGVNGVGKTTTIGKLAKRFRDENRPLMLAAGDTFRAAAVAQLQAWGERNGVPVVAQGQNADAASVAFDALTAAKARGTQVLIADTAGRLHTQQGLMAELGKIRRVLAKVDATAPHEVLMVIDGTTGQNALSQLRQFHAAVGVTGLVVTKLDGTAKGGVVFALAREFGIPIRFAGIGERPEDLRVFDAEAFVDALLPEALGG; from the coding sequence ATGCTCAGTTTTTTCCGCCGCAAGAAGCCCGACGCCGGCAAGCCGTCCGAGCGCGAATACAGCATCGAGGAACTGGCCGCCGCCATTCCCGGCGCGCAGCCGCAGGCGCCGGCCGATGCGCCGGCCCAGGGCGGCGCAGCCGAGGCGGCGGCCGACGCCGCGCCCGCTGCGCAGAACGAGGCCCGGTCCGCCGCGGCGGCCGTTGTCGACATCCCGCCGGTCGAGGCCGCGCTGGTCGACGCTACGCCGGACGCTACGCCGGTCGAAGCCGCGCCGGTCGAAGCGCCGCCCGCCGAAGTCCGCCCCGTCGAAGCCCGATCCGCAACCGCCGTGTCCACGCCGGTCGCATCGCCCGCTGCGCCGCCGCCCGCCGCGAACCCGCCTGCGCCCGCGCCGACTCACGCGCCGGCCGCTGGCGCACCGGCTCCAACCGCACCCGCGCCCGCCGCGCCGGCCCAGGTCGAACCGCCCAAGCCGACGCCGCCCACGGTCGTGGCGCCGGCCGCGCTCGCGCCACGGGAAACCGCGCCGGCCACGACCGACCCGGTCGCGCTCACGCCGGTCGAAACCGCTCCCATCGAATACGTCGACAAGCCCGCCGCCCCCGCCGGCAAGAGCGGCTGGCGCGAGCGCCTGCGCAACAGCGCGTTCGCCCGCAGCTTCGGCGGCCTGTTCTCGCGCAACCCGCGCCTGGACGACGACCTGCTCGACGAAATCGAAACCGCGCTGATCACCGCCGACGTCGGCGTCACCGCCACCACCGCGCTGGTCGAGAACCTGCGCAAGCGGATGAAGTCGCGCGAGTTCGCCGACGCCAACGCGCTGCTGTCCGCGCTGCGCGCCGACCTCATCGGCATGCTCCAGCCGGTGGCCAAGCCGCTGGCGATCGACACCGACGCAAAACCCTTCGTGGTGCTGACCGTCGGCGTCAACGGCGTCGGCAAGACCACCACCATCGGCAAGTTGGCCAAGCGCTTCCGCGACGAGAACCGGCCGCTGATGCTGGCCGCCGGCGACACCTTCCGCGCCGCCGCGGTCGCGCAGTTGCAGGCTTGGGGCGAACGCAACGGCGTGCCGGTGGTGGCGCAGGGCCAGAACGCCGACGCCGCCTCGGTCGCCTTCGACGCGCTGACCGCGGCCAAGGCGCGCGGCACCCAGGTGCTGATCGCCGACACCGCCGGGCGCCTGCACACCCAGCAGGGGCTGATGGCCGAGCTGGGCAAGATCCGCCGGGTGCTGGCCAAGGTCGATGCGACCGCGCCGCACGAGGTGCTGATGGTCATCGACGGCACCACCGGCCAGAACGCGCTGTCGCAGTTGCGCCAGTTCCACGCCGCGGTCGGCGTCACCGGCCTGGTGGTGACCAAGCTCGACGGCACCGCCAAGGGCGGCGTGGTGTTCGCGCTGGCGCGCGAGTTCGGCATTCCGATCCGCTTCGCCGGCATCGGCGAGCGTCCGGAAGACCTGCGCGTGTTCGACGCCGAAGCCTTCGTCGACGCCCTGCTGCCCGAAGCGCTGGGCGGCTGA
- a CDS encoding DUF6289 family protein encodes MHKSSKSKLALIAFAAGMTLSLAAGALPHPNPGESYIQTYYSDATYTEVVGERGYGDCLNPRWGVSTRYVRLVRVVCPVMD; translated from the coding sequence ATGCACAAGTCGTCCAAGAGCAAGCTCGCCCTGATCGCGTTCGCTGCCGGCATGACCCTGTCGCTGGCCGCCGGCGCGCTGCCGCATCCGAATCCCGGCGAAAGCTACATCCAGACCTACTACAGCGACGCCACCTACACCGAGGTCGTCGGCGAACGCGGCTACGGCGATTGCCTCAACCCGCGCTGGGGCGTGAGCACCCGCTACGTCAGGCTGGTCCGGGTCGTCTGCCCGGTCATGGACTGA
- a CDS encoding YjhX family toxin, translating to MNLSKSEQRVLHALAQGGCIHHRRADDSAAVLAVDCYNRDGFRLVDCTVAVFKKLKRRGLICSHDGQPYRISHLGRRSVRPQPDNR from the coding sequence ATGAACCTTTCCAAATCGGAGCAACGCGTCCTGCACGCGTTGGCTCAGGGTGGCTGCATCCACCATCGCCGCGCCGACGACAGCGCGGCCGTCCTTGCCGTCGACTGCTACAACCGCGACGGCTTCCGCCTCGTGGATTGCACCGTGGCGGTGTTCAAGAAACTCAAACGACGCGGCCTGATCTGCTCGCACGACGGGCAGCCGTACCGCATCAGCCATCTCGGACGCCGCAGCGTGCGTCCGCAACCCGACAATCGGTGA
- a CDS encoding GNAT family N-acetyltransferase: protein MRIEEETHAQRAQTHALNRAAFGRADEADLVDRLRADGLVRLSLVAVEDDEVVGHILFTRLSTRVDGREVDAVALAPMAVHPHWQGAGVGSALVREGLARLAREGCEAAIVLGHPGYYPRFGFSAALAAKLASPFAGEAFMALELAAGGLRGEAGEVRYPAAFGIDAA from the coding sequence ATGCGTATCGAGGAAGAAACCCACGCCCAGCGCGCGCAGACGCACGCGCTCAACCGCGCCGCCTTCGGCCGCGCCGACGAAGCCGATCTGGTCGACCGCTTGCGTGCGGATGGCCTGGTGCGATTGTCGTTGGTGGCGGTGGAGGACGACGAAGTCGTCGGCCACATCCTGTTCACCCGGTTGTCGACCCGCGTCGACGGGCGCGAAGTCGACGCGGTCGCGCTGGCGCCGATGGCGGTGCATCCGCACTGGCAGGGCGCCGGCGTGGGTTCGGCGCTGGTGCGCGAAGGCCTGGCGCGGCTGGCGCGCGAGGGCTGCGAAGCGGCGATCGTGCTCGGCCATCCGGGCTACTACCCGCGCTTCGGTTTCAGCGCGGCGCTCGCCGCCAAGCTGGCGTCGCCGTTCGCCGGCGAGGCGTTCATGGCGCTGGAACTGGCCGCGGGCGGCCTGCGCGGCGAGGCCGGCGAAGTGCGTTATCCGGCCGCGTTCGGCATCGACGCGGCGTAG
- the rsmD gene encoding 16S rRNA (guanine(966)-N(2))-methyltransferase RsmD produces MSKRGRSGARSPGRSDAAQSKAGGAPARGQPGKVRIIGGRWRGTRLDVADAPGLRPTSDRVRETLFNWLQPMLSGARVLDLFAGSGALGLEALSRGAAGAVLVERDPALAAQLRALAARLPGGEAAQVVQADALAWLAQQPVAAGAGGEGGAGFDLAFVDPPFAAGLWDAVWPALSPRLAPAAWLYVEAPLAASLALPAPWLPHREGATREVRYALYRRAG; encoded by the coding sequence ATGTCCAAGCGCGGCCGCTCCGGCGCACGATCCCCGGGCCGGTCCGACGCCGCCCAGAGCAAGGCCGGCGGCGCGCCCGCGCGCGGCCAGCCCGGCAAGGTCCGCATCATCGGCGGCCGCTGGCGCGGCACCCGTCTGGACGTGGCTGACGCGCCGGGTCTGCGCCCGACCTCCGACCGGGTCCGCGAGACCTTGTTCAACTGGCTGCAGCCGATGCTGTCCGGCGCGCGCGTGCTCGACCTGTTCGCCGGCAGCGGCGCGCTCGGGCTGGAGGCGCTGTCGCGCGGCGCCGCCGGCGCGGTGCTGGTGGAACGCGATCCGGCCCTGGCCGCGCAGTTGCGCGCGCTGGCCGCGCGCCTGCCCGGCGGCGAGGCCGCGCAGGTGGTCCAGGCCGATGCGCTGGCATGGCTGGCGCAGCAACCCGTCGCCGCGGGCGCGGGCGGCGAGGGCGGCGCCGGCTTCGACCTGGCCTTCGTCGATCCGCCGTTCGCGGCCGGATTGTGGGACGCGGTGTGGCCGGCGCTGTCGCCGCGGCTGGCCCCGGCGGCCTGGCTGTACGTGGAAGCGCCGCTGGCCGCTTCGCTGGCGCTGCCCGCGCCGTGGCTGCCGCACCGCGAGGGCGCCACCCGCGAGGTGCGCTACGCGTTGTACCGCCGCGCCGGCTGA
- a CDS encoding DUF3024 domain-containing protein yields the protein MLNDIERRHALNVIERLLKPRHSPHVKSGGTAMCRVSGQAIEVYSARPAYDDPDEIIEIPVAKFRYVRTRRVWQLFWLRASGKWQGYAPMLEAEGLPGLVEEVWRDPFCCFWG from the coding sequence ATGCTCAACGACATTGAACGCCGGCACGCCTTGAACGTCATCGAGAGGCTGCTGAAGCCGCGGCATAGCCCTCACGTGAAGTCAGGCGGTACGGCCATGTGCCGCGTATCAGGCCAAGCCATTGAGGTCTATTCCGCGCGACCGGCTTATGACGATCCCGACGAGATCATCGAGATCCCCGTCGCCAAGTTCCGCTACGTTCGGACGCGCCGGGTATGGCAACTGTTCTGGCTCCGGGCCAGCGGTAAGTGGCAGGGGTACGCCCCAATGCTGGAGGCCGAAGGTCTACCAGGGCTCGTGGAGGAGGTCTGGCGCGATCCCTTCTGCTGCTTCTGGGGATAA
- a CDS encoding S8 family serine peptidase — protein MQRNRRTLVKLTALALGMAASGVSLAAARLDAALERALAGAADTAPLEVVVAYNQPGPLRAAQVQALKLLGIDKGVSMRALPIAGALATPAQIRALSQRGDVLSIHLNKPLRYYNQEARELSGVNRVQANPGDFGRPVPFTGRGVAVMINDSGIDATHADLKYGQRVVQNVQALTNLHSLLDFLPVTVLENQLNTDISSGHGTHCAGTVGGSGAQSAGLYRGVATGAALVGYGSGAVISILDAVGGYDYAISHKNSFASPIRVISNSWGTSGAFDPTDPVNLASYEAYKNGIVSVFAAGNDGPNANTHNPYAQAPWVISVGAGNKDGTLADFSSRGNPGESGGFTMPDGQAWTYVNEPTLVATGVDIVSTRALTGALPLLAAQQDAALGARALFYTHMSGTSMATPHVAGIVALLLEAKPSLQPLEVKQILSQTANPMPGRQRFEVGSGHVDAYEAVGVANAY, from the coding sequence ATGCAACGCAATCGCCGCACCTTGGTAAAACTGACCGCACTGGCCCTGGGCATGGCCGCCAGCGGCGTCAGCCTCGCCGCCGCCCGCCTCGACGCCGCGCTCGAGCGCGCCCTGGCCGGCGCCGCGGACACCGCGCCGCTCGAGGTGGTGGTCGCCTACAACCAGCCCGGCCCGCTGCGCGCGGCCCAGGTGCAGGCGCTGAAGCTGCTCGGCATCGACAAGGGCGTGAGCATGCGCGCGCTGCCGATCGCCGGCGCGCTGGCGACGCCGGCGCAGATCCGCGCGCTGTCGCAACGCGGCGACGTGCTGTCGATCCACCTCAACAAGCCGCTGCGCTACTACAACCAGGAAGCGCGCGAACTGTCCGGGGTCAACCGGGTCCAGGCCAACCCCGGCGACTTCGGCCGCCCCGTGCCGTTCACCGGCCGCGGCGTTGCGGTGATGATCAACGACTCGGGCATCGACGCCACCCACGCCGATCTCAAGTACGGCCAGCGCGTGGTGCAGAACGTGCAGGCGCTGACCAACCTGCATTCGCTGCTGGATTTCCTGCCGGTGACGGTGCTGGAGAACCAGCTCAACACCGACATCAGCTCCGGCCACGGCACCCACTGCGCCGGCACCGTCGGCGGCAGCGGCGCGCAGTCCGCCGGCCTGTACCGCGGCGTGGCCACCGGCGCGGCGCTGGTCGGCTACGGCTCCGGCGCGGTGATCTCGATCCTCGACGCGGTCGGCGGTTACGACTACGCGATCTCGCACAAGAACAGCTTCGCCTCGCCGATCCGGGTGATCTCCAACTCCTGGGGCACCTCCGGCGCGTTCGACCCGACCGACCCGGTCAACCTAGCCAGCTACGAGGCCTACAAGAACGGCATCGTCAGCGTGTTCGCCGCCGGCAACGACGGCCCCAACGCCAACACCCACAATCCCTACGCGCAGGCGCCGTGGGTGATCTCGGTCGGCGCCGGCAACAAGGACGGCACGCTCGCCGACTTCTCCTCGCGCGGCAATCCGGGCGAGAGCGGCGGCTTCACCATGCCCGACGGGCAGGCCTGGACCTACGTCAACGAGCCGACCCTGGTCGCCACCGGCGTGGACATCGTGTCCACCCGCGCGCTGACCGGCGCGCTGCCGCTGCTCGCCGCGCAGCAGGACGCCGCGCTCGGCGCGCGCGCACTGTTCTACACCCACATGAGCGGCACCTCGATGGCCACGCCGCACGTCGCCGGCATCGTCGCCCTGCTGCTGGAAGCCAAGCCGTCGCTGCAGCCGCTGGAGGTCAAGCAGATCCTCAGCCAGACCGCCAACCCGATGCCGGGCCGGCAGCGTTTCGAAGTCGGCAGCGGCCATGTCGACGCCTATGAAGCGGTGGGGGTCGCCAACGCCTATTGA
- a CDS encoding TIGR04255 family protein — MILRPQKSAQPIRLGRQPIKEALCEIRFKTADPGVSTLLPGLLYQKLRDKYPKVENSQISHIPRSLRENSPDLAYQTLIKMTGKDGVLQIGDRHISYASVAEYPGWPQLKKGLMEAWEIVFGVTDLVERVSVKFINLFPFSSGYRTLADITTLAVSLDGGDVTDEHITLRTYERNNDIISVIQVATPAMITESGLDAPLTGLVLDIDSIIEREGLTLEEVGNYLDRVHDEEKRIFYSLISETTLRACEPHYE, encoded by the coding sequence GTGATCTTGCGGCCACAGAAGAGTGCACAGCCAATCAGGCTAGGGCGGCAGCCTATCAAAGAAGCATTATGTGAAATCCGATTCAAAACAGCAGACCCTGGTGTTTCCACCTTGCTCCCTGGCTTGCTGTATCAAAAACTGCGAGACAAATATCCAAAAGTTGAGAATTCACAAATATCTCATATTCCGCGATCACTTCGAGAGAATAGTCCCGACTTGGCATATCAGACATTGATCAAAATGACTGGTAAAGATGGCGTGCTGCAAATCGGCGATCGTCATATCTCATATGCGTCAGTGGCGGAGTATCCCGGTTGGCCCCAGTTGAAGAAGGGGCTCATGGAAGCATGGGAAATAGTCTTCGGTGTGACGGACCTCGTTGAGCGCGTTTCGGTGAAATTCATTAATCTGTTTCCGTTCTCAAGCGGTTATCGAACATTGGCCGACATAACCACGTTGGCCGTGAGTTTAGATGGAGGGGATGTAACCGACGAGCATATCACTTTGCGGACCTATGAGCGAAACAATGACATAATTAGTGTTATTCAGGTGGCTACTCCGGCAATGATTACAGAGTCGGGCTTAGATGCGCCGTTGACTGGTCTCGTCTTAGATATTGATTCGATTATCGAGCGCGAAGGCCTGACTCTGGAAGAGGTTGGCAATTATCTGGATCGCGTTCATGATGAAGAAAAACGGATTTTCTATTCGCTGATATCAGAGACAACTTTGAGAGCGTGCGAGCCTCATTATGAATAA
- a CDS encoding DUF6689 family protein → MRHTDSIPTGSLLAGSLAACSITAGSITAGSIPARSIPTASNPTGPAAAATESPRAARRILPRLAAWVAAAGLLFGSGAAAAQIPLPVTVAATGNHAEATVRLPFLPGWPGPVVGELLLDFEDASGLSPAALGVSAKTVSLYDPNLIARLPDTDLTTLPGSLPMLVTVQPPLSGGLKFKGSGRVEIHTHWLPYAAGTRLRLFKAPLGGAFYDVTDEIAAGSVRARGTYGGFSQFLILADARPTPLVIASKLQRLRDRVDLLPAAEQPGFDALLDDVETALALATPDYAAALAAADAVRTRAQTRAGTYIDNEWRATRTHRNDAGELAAGAATLRFSVAYLRDYGP, encoded by the coding sequence ATGCGCCATACCGATTCGATCCCGACCGGCTCGCTCCTTGCCGGCTCGCTCGCTGCTTGCTCGATCACTGCCGGCTCGATCACTGCCGGCTCGATCCCCGCCCGCTCAATCCCTACCGCGTCCAACCCGACCGGCCCGGCCGCGGCCGCGACCGAATCGCCGCGCGCCGCGCGCCGCATCCTGCCGCGACTGGCCGCCTGGGTCGCCGCCGCCGGATTGCTGTTCGGCAGCGGCGCCGCCGCGGCCCAGATTCCGTTGCCGGTGACCGTGGCCGCCACCGGCAACCACGCCGAGGCGACCGTGCGCCTGCCGTTCCTGCCCGGCTGGCCCGGCCCGGTGGTGGGCGAACTGCTGCTCGACTTCGAAGACGCCAGCGGGCTCAGCCCGGCCGCGCTCGGCGTCTCGGCCAAGACCGTGAGCCTGTACGACCCGAACCTGATCGCGCGCCTGCCCGACACCGACCTCACCACCCTGCCGGGCAGCCTGCCGATGTTGGTGACGGTGCAGCCGCCGCTGTCGGGCGGCCTCAAGTTCAAGGGCAGCGGCCGGGTCGAGATCCACACCCACTGGCTGCCCTACGCCGCCGGCACCCGCCTGCGCCTGTTCAAGGCGCCGCTGGGCGGCGCGTTCTACGACGTCACCGACGAGATCGCCGCCGGCAGCGTGCGCGCGCGCGGCACCTACGGCGGCTTCTCGCAGTTCCTGATCCTCGCCGACGCGCGCCCGACCCCGCTGGTGATCGCCTCCAAACTGCAGCGCCTGCGCGACCGCGTCGACCTGCTGCCGGCGGCCGAGCAGCCCGGCTTCGACGCCCTGCTCGACGACGTCGAGACCGCGCTGGCGCTGGCGACGCCCGACTACGCCGCCGCGCTCGCCGCCGCCGACGCCGTGCGCACGCGCGCGCAAACCCGCGCCGGCACCTACATCGACAACGAATGGCGGGCCACGCGCACGCACCGCAACGACGCCGGCGAACTCGCCGCCGGCGCGGCGACCCTGCGCTTCAGCGTCGCCTACCTGCGCGACTACGGTCCCTGA